Within Chitinivibrionia bacterium, the genomic segment TCGCGGAAGCACTTCGCATTACGATTTGGTTTGCGCGGAAATTTCTAAGGGTGTTGCTTCGGTTTCTTTAGACAGCGGCGTTCCCGTGATTTTCGGCGTTCTTACGACCGACAGCATTGAGCAGGCTATTGAGCGCGCGGGAACAAAGTCGGGCAATAAAGGCTTTGACGCGGCAATGACGGCAATCGAAATGGCAGACTTGGCAGGGAAATTATAATTATGAACAAAGACGAAAAACGGCAGGCGCGAATTTTAGCGTTGCAAGTATTTTTCTCTTTTGAACAACAGAAGTTTGAAGGTGAAATAGACGATATTTTCAACAAAATAGCCAATTTTTCGGAGATTGACGAAGACGTTGAAATAAATGATTTAATCATTCCCGACCCTAACAGCACAATAGATAAAGCGTGGAAAATCGCCGACGCCGACAGTCCGTCGGATTTAAGCGAAGACGTTAAATGCTACGCGCTTGCATTGGTAGAAAACGCCGCCGAAAACCGTAAAGACGCAGACGAAACGCTCACAAAACTCTCGACAAATTGGTCGTTTGACAGAATTAGCACGATAGACAGAAATTTGCTGAGGATTGCCATTGCGGAATTGGATGAAAAATTCGACGTTCCGCCGAAAGTCGTGATAAATGAAGCAATCGAAATCGCAAAAATATTCGGCACGGACGATTCCGCAAAGTTTGTAAACGCGATTTTGGACAAGGTAAAAACCGAAAAAGAGAAGTGAAAAACTAAGAAGCAAAAGAAAAAGCAAAAAATAGAAACTCAAAAAAGAAAATAAAAACAGGAGTAAATTTTTATGGTAAAGAACGCAACACTAATCGAAAGAATTGTCGGAGCATTGGTTTTTTTCATCGCGTTTATCACGTTTTTCCTTACAATGGCGCCCACGGTGTCGTTTTGGGATTGCGGGGAATATATTGCGACAAGTTATATTTTAGGTATTCCGCACCCGCCGGGCAACCCGCTTTATGTGCTGGTCGGTCGCCTTTTTACCATATTGTTTTTCTGGACGGAGCAGGTTGCGTTTAGAACTAACTTGCTTTCTGTCATAACGGCGGCGGCAACGGCGTTTTTCCTGCACAAAATAGTAGTTTTTTCAATGAAAGACTGGGTTGGAGCG encodes:
- the nusB gene encoding transcription antitermination factor NusB; the protein is MNKDEKRQARILALQVFFSFEQQKFEGEIDDIFNKIANFSEIDEDVEINDLIIPDPNSTIDKAWKIADADSPSDLSEDVKCYALALVENAAENRKDADETLTKLSTNWSFDRISTIDRNLLRIAIAELDEKFDVPPKVVINEAIEIAKIFGTDDSAKFVNAILDKVKTEKEK